Proteins co-encoded in one Setaria viridis chromosome 9, Setaria_viridis_v4.0, whole genome shotgun sequence genomic window:
- the LOC117836069 gene encoding glucan endo-1,3-beta-glucosidase 11, which produces MAPCRLLRVGWGLQPLCASRLAAALCAAVVVALALAPASDATSASLVGINYGRVGNNLPPPQSVLPLLEGLGIGRVRMYDADPAVLRAFARTGVELVVGVPDECLAAVADPGGAARWLKENLVPFLPDTKIAVLTVGNEVLTGSNSSSLSRVLLPAMQSLHGAVGALDLDKQITVTTAHNLGVLGTSYPPSAGAFRKDLLPYLCPILDYHARTGSPFLVNAYPYFAYSGDPKGVQLDYALLEPGYPGVPDPNSRLHYPNLLVAQVDAVYHAIATANAAASRVVEVRVSETGWPSAGAANETGATPQNAARYNSNAMRLVAEGKGTPLKPGVPLRAYVFALFNENLKPGLASERYYGLFKPDGTPAYELSFKLPRDNSTFGHGGGGFGGNGNGNSGYISGGGNSNGYYDISASTRDPPGRWRMWAQAAVAGAAAVLMVAA; this is translated from the exons ATGGCGCCGTGCCGCCTGCTCCGAGTCGGCTGGGGGCTCCAACCCCTGTGCGCCTCTCGCCTTGCCGCGGCGCTGTGCGCGGCTGTGGTCGtcgcgctggcgctggcgcccGCCTCGGACGCCACCTCGGCGTCGCTCGTGGGCATCAACTACGGCCGCGTCGGGAAcaacctcccgccgccgcagtcCGTGCTGCCGCTGCTCGAGGGCCTCGGCATTGGCCGCGTGCGGATGTACGACGCCGACCCCGCCGTGCTGCGCGCGTTCGCCCGCACCGGGGTcgagctcgtcgtcggcgtGCCCGACGAGTGcctggccgccgtcgccgacccgggcggcgccgcgcggtGGCTCAAGGAGAACCTCGTGCCCTTCCTGCCGGACACCAAGATCGCCGTGCTCACCGTCGGCAACGAGGTGCTCACCGGCAGCAACAGCTCCTCGCTCTCGCGCGTCCTGCTCCCGGCGATGCAGTCCCTGCACGGCGCGGTGGGCGCGCTCGACCTCGACAAGCAGATCACCGTCACCACGGCGCACAACCTCGGCGTGCTCGGCACGTCGTACCCGCCCTCGGCGGGGGCGTTCCGCAAGGACCTGCTCCCGTACCTCTGCCCCATCCTCGACTACCACGCCCGGACCGGCTCGCCGTTCCTCGTGAACGCGTACCCCTACTTCGCCTACTCGGGCGACCCCAAGGGCGTGCAGCTGGACTACGCCCTGCTCGAGCCGGGCTACCCGGGCGTCCCCGACCCCAACTCCCGGCTGCACTACCCCAACCTCCTCGTCGCGCAGGTGGACGCCGTGTACCACGCCATCGCGACGGCCAACGCCGCGGCGTCGCGGGTGGTGGAGGTGCGGGTCTCCGAGACCGGGTGGCCCTCCGCGGGGGCCGCCAACGAGACCGGCGCGACGCCGCAGAACGCGGCGCGGTACAACAGCAACGCGATGCGGCTGGTGGCGGAGGGCAAGGGCACGCCGCTCAAGCCCGGGGTGCCGTTGCGCGCCTACGTGTTCGCGCTCTTCAATGAGAACCTCAAGCCCGGGCTGGCGTCCGAGCGCTACTACGGCCTGTTCAAGCCCGACGGCACGCCGGCGTACGAGCTCTCCTTCAAGCTGCCGCGCGACAACTCCACCtttggccacggcggcggcggtttcgGAGGTAACGGCAATGGCAACAGCGGGTACATTAGCGGCGGCGGAAACAGCAACGGCTACTACGACATCTCGGCTTCGACGCGTGATCCTCCG GGCCGCTGGCGGATGTGGGCGCAGGCGGCAGTGGCAGGTGCAGCAGCCGTGCTGATGGTGGCAGCGTGA
- the LOC117839669 gene encoding 26.7 kDa heat shock protein, chloroplastic — protein MAAAPFAIASRLSPAARLPVRAWRAARPAPGFAPSGRARSLAVASAAQENRDNTAVDVQVSQDGGNRQQGNAVQRRPRRAAPLDISPFGLVDPMSPMRTMRQMLDTMDRLFDDAVGFPMATRRSPAATGEMRLPWDIMEDEKEVKMRFDMPGLERDEVKVMVEDDTLVIRGEHKKEDGVEGAEGSGDGWWKERSVSSYDMRLALPDECDKSKVRAELKNGVLLVTVPKTEVERKVIDVHVQ, from the exons ATGGCAGCTGCTCCGTTTGCGATTGCCAGCCGACTCTCCCCGGCAGCGCGCCTCCCGGTCCGCGCCTGGAGAGCCGCGAGGCCGGCGCCCGGGTTCGCGCCGTCCGGGAGAGCCCGCTCCCTCGCCGTGGCGTCCGCGGCGCAGGAGAACAGGGACAACACCGCCGTCGACGTCCAGGTCAGCCAGGACGGCGGCAACCGGCAGCAGGGCAACGCCGTCCAgcgccgcccacgccgcgcAGCACCGCTCGACATCTCCCCGTTCG GGTTAGTTGATCCGATGTCGCCAATGCGGACGATGCGGCAGATGCTGGACACGATGGACAGGCTGTTCGACGACGCCGTGGGGTTCCCCATGGCGACACGGAGGTccccggcggcgaccggcgagatGCGCCTGCCGTGGGACATCATGGAGGACGAGAAGGAGGTGAAGATGCGGTTCGACATGCCGGGGCTGGAGCGGGACGAGGTGAAGGTGATGGTGGAGGACGACACGTTGGTGATCCGCGGGGAGCACAAGAAGGAGGACGGCGTCGAGGGCGCGGAAGGCAGCGGCGACGGGTGGTGGAAGGAGCGCAGCGTGAGCTCGTACGACATGCGGCTGGCACTGCCGGATGAGTGCGACAAGAGCAAGGTGCGCGCCGAGCTCAAGAACGGCGTGCTCCTCGTCACCGTGCCCAAGACCGAGGTGGAGCGCAAGGTCATCGACGTGCACGTCCAGTAG
- the LOC117839554 gene encoding 3-ketoacyl-CoA synthase 1, whose product MESAPAAVMERERLTAEMAFRGPDEGRGDGGGEPAPSIVIKIRRRLPDFARNIKLKYVKLGIRHGGSPTSVLPMLCVPALAAAAYSFVRLDVIYYSIDLLTCVAWLGTALLLLTVYYFKRPRPVYLVEFACYKPEDQHKISKAGFLEMTESTGCFNEAALDFQTKITNRSALGDETYLPPGVQARPPRLNMAEARMEAEAVMFGCLDALFKSTGIDPRRDVRILIVNCSLFNPTPSLASMIINHYKMREDVKSFNLGGMGCSAGLIAIDLAKDMLQANPNSYAVVLSTENITLNWYFGNDRSMLLSNCIFRMGGAAALLSNKRTDASRAKYRLLHTVRTHKGATNECFNCVYQREDEVGKVGVSLARELMAVAGDALKTNITTLGPLVLPLSEQLKFLKSLMMRRVFRVKGVRPYIPDFRRAFEHFCVHAGGRAVLEEVQRSLSLRDTDMEPSKCALHRFGNTSSSSLWYELAYAEAKGRVRRGHRVWQIGFGSGFKCNSAVWRALRDVPALPSPGGAAAGTDRKSCCNPWAEDVDKYPPKAYV is encoded by the coding sequence ATGGAGTCTGCGCCAGCGGCGGTCATGGAGCGGGAGCGCCTCACGGCCGAGATGGCCTTCCGCGGCCCCGACGAGggccggggcgacggcggcggcgagccggctcCCAGCATCGTCATCAAgatccgccgccggctcccggaCTTCGCGCGGAACATCAAGCTCAAGTACGTCAAGCTCGGGATCCGCCACGGCGGCAGCCCCACGTCGGTGCTGCCGATGCTCTGCGTgccggcgctcgccgccgccgcctactcGTTCGTGCGCCTCGACGTCATCTACTACTCCATTGACCTGCTCACCTGCGTCGCCTGGCTCGGTAccgcgctgctgctcctcaccgTCTACTACTTCAAGCGGCCCCGTCCGGTGTACCTCGTCGAGTTCGCGTGCTacaagcccgaggaccagcacaAGATCTCCAAGGCGGGCTTCCTCGAGATGACGGAGAGCACCGGGTGCTTCAATGAGGCCGCCCTGGACTTCCAGACCAAGATCACCAACCGCTCCGCGCTCGGCGACGAGACCTACCTGCCCCCCGGCGTCCAGGCGCGGCCGCCGAGGCTCAACATGGCGGAGGCGCGGATGGAGGCCGAGGCGGTCATGTTCGGGTGCCTGGACGCGCTCTTCAAGTCCACGGGGATCGACCCGCGCCGCGACGTGCGCATCCTCATCGTCAACTGCAGCCTCTTCAACCCGACGCCGTCGCTGGCGTCCATGATCATCAACCACTACAAGATGAGGGAGGACGTCAAGTCGTTCAACCTCGGCGGCATGGGCTGCAGCGCCGGCCTGATCGCCATCGACCTCGCCAAGGACATGCTCCAGGCGAACCCCAACTCGTACGCCGTCGTCCTCAGCACCGAGAACATCACCCTCAACTGGTACTTCGGCAACGACCGCTCCATGCTCCTCTCCAACTGCATCTTCCgcatgggcggcgcggcggcgctgctgtcCAACAAGCGCACCGACGCCAGCCGCGCCAAGTACCGGCTGCTCCACACGGTGCGCACCCACAAGGGCGCCACCAACGAGTGCTTCAACTGCGTGTACCAGCGCGAGGACGAGGTGGGCAAGGTCGGCGTCTCCCTGGCGCGGGAGCTCATGGCGGTGGCCGGCGACGCGCTCAAGACCAACATCACCACGCTGGGGCCCCTGGTCCTGCCCCTCTCCGAGCAGCTCAAGTTCCTCAAGTCCCTCATGATGCGCCGCGTGTTCCGCGTCAAGGGCGTGCGCCCCTACATCCCCGACTTCCGCCGCGCGTTCGAGCACTTCTGCGtgcacgccggcggccgcgccgtgcTGGAGGAGGTGCAGCGCAGCCTGAGCCTGCGGGACACGGACATGGAGCCCAGCAAGTGCGCCCTCCACCGCTTCGGCAACACCAGCAGCAGCTCTCTATGGTACGAGCTCGCGTACGCGGAGGCCAAGGGCCGGGtgcgccgcggccaccgcgtgTGGCAGATCGGCTTCGGGTCCGGGTTCAAGTGCAACAGCGCCGTGTGGCGCGCGCTCCGGGACGTGCCGGCGCTGCCGTCccccggtggcgccgccgcggggacgGACAGGAAGAGCTGCTGCAACCCATGGGCGGAGGACGTGGACAAGTACCCTCCCAAGGCGTACGTCTGA